In a genomic window of Spiroplasma melliferum:
- a CDS encoding uracil permease, whose product MEKEQTILIENNIKLLLGPHDRPKSFFQWSILALQHVFAMFGSTVLVPLIINQTAGVEVMNIAMALFCSGVGTLIYIAITAAKVPMYLGSSFAYMGAMGVCYPLYGNAVFIAVMMVGVIYITFGILVYFIGNKFLERILPAVIVGPLIIIIGMSVAPSAINNAGFNPDAWKQPYSHWIGIGIAVFTFLITAIIALKCKGFAKVVPVIIGVVAGYLLCVILHFAIGTEYQILDTSKITDPSQWQWYPSFKKIWDLKASNIGPAILAISPLAIIAIAEHIGDHISMGQMTGKNFVKDPGMHRTLIADGVSIIFDGLVGGPANTTYGENASVVGMTRIASVWVTGLAALFAIGLSFIAPVNQLVQMLPAPVMGGISMIMFGLIATNGIRVLINNQIDYTNMKNVFVTAIMLVLGLGGAIFNFNLGTGNLQFTGVALAAFAGIFLNLLLPDHQNNGFQCWKKLKLFIKTQKEQKREKKRAKKRKNK is encoded by the coding sequence ATGGAAAAAGAACAAACTATTTTGATTGAAAATAATATTAAGTTACTATTAGGACCACACGATCGCCCAAAAAGTTTTTTTCAATGATCAATTTTAGCATTACAACATGTTTTTGCTATGTTTGGTTCAACGGTGTTAGTACCATTAATTATTAATCAAACGGCTGGAGTTGAAGTTATGAACATTGCAATGGCCTTGTTTTGTTCAGGAGTTGGAACATTAATTTATATTGCAATTACTGCCGCAAAAGTACCAATGTATTTGGGAAGTTCGTTTGCATATATGGGGGCAATGGGAGTGTGTTATCCTTTATATGGCAATGCGGTTTTTATTGCCGTAATGATGGTTGGTGTTATTTATATCACTTTTGGAATATTAGTATATTTTATTGGTAATAAATTTTTAGAACGAATTTTACCAGCCGTAATTGTTGGACCACTAATTATTATTATTGGAATGTCAGTTGCACCGAGTGCAATTAATAATGCTGGTTTTAATCCAGATGCTTGAAAACAACCTTATTCACATTGAATTGGGATTGGAATTGCTGTTTTTACATTTTTAATAACAGCAATTATTGCTTTAAAATGTAAAGGATTTGCTAAGGTAGTTCCAGTCATTATTGGTGTTGTTGCAGGATATTTATTATGTGTAATTCTTCATTTTGCAATTGGAACAGAATATCAAATTTTAGATACATCAAAAATTACCGACCCAAGTCAGTGACAATGATATCCATCATTTAAAAAAATTTGAGATTTAAAAGCAAGTAATATTGGACCAGCTATTTTAGCAATTAGTCCCTTGGCAATTATTGCTATTGCTGAACATATTGGTGATCATATTAGTATGGGCCAAATGACAGGGAAAAATTTTGTTAAAGATCCTGGAATGCATCGAACATTAATTGCTGATGGAGTTTCCATTATTTTTGATGGTTTAGTTGGTGGACCAGCAAATACAACATATGGAGAAAATGCTTCAGTCGTTGGAATGACACGAATTGCTTCAGTATGAGTAACAGGGTTGGCTGCCTTATTTGCAATTGGATTATCATTTATTGCTCCAGTTAATCAATTAGTACAAATGTTGCCAGCACCAGTAATGGGTGGCATTAGTATGATTATGTTTGGTTTAATTGCTACAAACGGAATTCGAGTGTTAATTAATAATCAAATTGATTATACAAATATGAAAAATGTTTTTGTAACAGCAATTATGTTAGTGTTAGGTTTAGGAGGTGCAATTTTTAATTTTAATTTAGGAACTGGTAATTTACAATTTACAGGTGTGGCACTAGCAGCATTTGCTGGAATTTTCTTAAATTTATTACTACCAGATCATCAAAATAATGGTTTTCAATGTTGGAAAAAATTAAAATTATTTATTAAAACACAAAAAGAGCAAAAAAGGGAAAAAAAGAGAGCAAAAAAAAGAAAAAATAAATAA
- a CDS encoding SMC superfamily protein has translation MLFLKKLEAFGFKSFADPLTVNFDHEMIGIVGPNGSGKSNINDAIRWCLGEQSIKSLRGNNSEDVIFNGSETKQALNMAEVKLIFDNTNRIFAMDYDEIEIIRRVFRGTGENEYFINKQRVRLKDIQDFAMDSGLTKSSLAIISQGNINAFAEAKPLERRALFEEAAGVAKYKRRKLEALKKLDRSNENLARLKDILNEIERKLPSLKRQSEKAIKYTTLKDKLNQIELAVLVKDITFFNDKLLELRLQQKKIISTKQDADRELKNKEIEYNELSKENFNLDSKINVLTKEFQSLVSEISDLKVHKIELDNKEAALKMSNNDITITNMVNDYNELTVNLQNEREKLTTLETQQQEYRAQREAFNTKQAVLNEQLGAINKTIIRLESELERAQHNLENQDNLHEGVKNIINNKTVLPGIMGLVQDIINVDEKYEQAIVTALSGRLQDILVKNVDSAKRAISYLKQNRAGRATFIPLDVISPRYLNSDEEFVIKSVQGYLGLGNSLVKVKKEFRIAVDYLLSRYLICTDFDSAQEIGKLTKYRYNIVTLDGEIVRPQGAVTGGSRRTRMTIVNPEKELRVLNEKLAMRTEEHHHVLKQLNMLRRQLDEINEVIAENQASIGAGKRQIEIIMYDQTKLQNEYQLLTAKNIDETKIVENKAVLNIVDQIKQKELLKTKIEQQLNVARSLKDKQSLAINELNNQIAEKRYYISALQEQISKMNTDVSIINVKIQQNLTRLTEEYQMTYDHAKTLELKVIDNEDLIRDEIKQLRSDLAQIGNVNLEAIEEYKEEDARFQFMNNEYNDANDSVKNLLKSIDEMDSIMKEQFDKTIKEVNENLPSTFEVLFGGGSARIIYTEPENLLETGVDIKVSPPGKNITNLNLLSGGEKSLVALSVLFAILKVRPIPLVILDEAEAPLDPANVERFAKYIRSFVETTQFIVVTHRVGTMEHCDVLYGATMQQKGVTKIVGIKLQQAAEMIKEFENKLENKKA, from the coding sequence GTGTTATTTTTAAAAAAATTAGAGGCATTTGGTTTTAAATCATTTGCTGATCCATTAACAGTTAATTTTGATCATGAAATGATAGGAATTGTCGGACCAAATGGGAGCGGAAAATCCAATATTAATGATGCAATTCGTTGATGTTTAGGAGAACAATCAATTAAATCACTTCGTGGAAATAATAGTGAAGATGTTATTTTTAATGGTTCAGAAACAAAACAAGCATTAAATATGGCCGAGGTTAAACTAATTTTTGATAATACAAACCGGATTTTTGCAATGGACTATGACGAAATTGAAATTATTCGTCGTGTTTTTCGAGGAACTGGTGAAAATGAATATTTTATTAATAAACAACGAGTTCGTTTAAAAGACATTCAGGATTTTGCGATGGATAGTGGCTTAACAAAATCATCATTAGCAATTATTTCGCAAGGAAACATTAATGCTTTTGCAGAAGCAAAACCATTAGAACGACGTGCTTTATTTGAAGAAGCTGCTGGAGTTGCAAAGTATAAACGCCGCAAATTGGAAGCTTTAAAAAAACTAGACCGTTCAAATGAAAATTTAGCGCGTTTAAAAGATATTTTGAATGAAATTGAACGAAAATTACCAAGTTTAAAACGTCAAAGTGAAAAAGCAATCAAATATACAACATTGAAAGACAAATTAAATCAAATTGAATTAGCGGTTTTAGTAAAAGATATTACTTTTTTTAATGACAAATTATTAGAATTACGTTTGCAGCAGAAAAAAATTATTAGTACGAAACAAGATGCTGATCGAGAATTAAAAAACAAGGAAATTGAATATAATGAATTAAGCAAAGAAAATTTTAATTTGGATAGCAAAATTAATGTCTTAACTAAAGAATTTCAAAGTTTAGTTTCAGAAATTAGTGATTTGAAAGTACATAAAATTGAATTAGATAACAAAGAAGCAGCCTTAAAAATGTCTAATAATGATATTACTATTACTAATATGGTTAATGATTATAATGAGTTAACTGTTAATTTACAAAATGAACGGGAAAAATTGACGACATTAGAAACACAGCAACAAGAATATCGTGCGCAACGTGAAGCTTTTAATACAAAGCAAGCTGTGTTAAATGAACAATTAGGAGCAATTAATAAAACCATTATTCGCTTAGAAAGTGAATTAGAACGTGCTCAACATAATCTTGAAAATCAAGATAATTTACATGAAGGGGTTAAAAATATTATTAACAATAAGACCGTTCTGCCTGGAATTATGGGATTAGTTCAAGATATTATTAATGTTGATGAAAAATATGAGCAAGCGATTGTAACTGCTTTAAGTGGGCGTTTACAAGATATTTTAGTTAAAAATGTTGATAGTGCAAAACGAGCAATTTCATATTTAAAACAAAACCGTGCTGGACGAGCAACATTTATTCCGTTAGATGTAATTTCGCCCCGTTATCTTAACAGTGATGAAGAATTTGTGATTAAATCAGTGCAAGGATATTTAGGATTAGGAAATAGTTTAGTTAAAGTAAAAAAAGAGTTTCGAATTGCAGTTGATTACTTGTTAAGCCGGTATTTAATTTGTACTGATTTTGATAGTGCGCAGGAAATTGGAAAATTAACAAAGTATCGCTATAACATTGTTACCTTAGATGGAGAAATAGTTCGCCCGCAGGGAGCTGTTACAGGGGGTTCACGTCGAACACGAATGACAATTGTTAATCCAGAAAAGGAATTAAGAGTTCTTAATGAAAAATTAGCAATGCGAACTGAAGAACATCATCATGTATTAAAACAATTAAATATGCTTCGACGCCAATTAGATGAAATTAATGAAGTTATTGCTGAAAATCAAGCTTCAATTGGAGCAGGAAAACGACAAATTGAAATTATTATGTATGACCAAACGAAATTGCAAAATGAATATCAGTTACTAACAGCAAAAAATATTGATGAAACAAAAATAGTTGAAAATAAAGCAGTACTTAATATTGTGGATCAAATTAAACAAAAAGAACTTTTAAAAACAAAAATTGAACAACAATTAAATGTTGCACGCAGTTTGAAAGATAAACAGTCATTAGCAATTAATGAACTTAATAATCAAATTGCTGAAAAACGATATTATATTTCAGCTTTACAAGAACAAATTAGCAAAATGAATACTGATGTATCAATTATTAATGTTAAGATTCAACAAAATCTAACAAGACTAACAGAAGAATATCAAATGACATATGATCATGCTAAAACGTTGGAATTAAAGGTAATTGATAATGAAGATTTAATTCGTGATGAAATTAAGCAGTTACGAAGTGATTTAGCTCAAATTGGAAATGTTAATTTAGAAGCAATTGAAGAATATAAAGAAGAAGATGCTCGTTTTCAATTTATGAATAATGAATATAACGATGCAAATGATTCAGTTAAAAATTTATTAAAGTCAATTGATGAGATGGATAGTATTATGAAAGAACAATTTGATAAAACAATTAAGGAGGTTAATGAGAATTTACCATCCACCTTTGAAGTATTATTTGGTGGTGGTTCAGCACGAATCATTTATACTGAGCCAGAAAATTTATTAGAAACAGGGGTTGATATTAAAGTATCGCCACCAGGGAAAAATATTACTAACTTAAATTTATTATCTGGAGGAGAAAAATCATTGGTTGCTCTATCAGTTCTTTTTGCGATTTTAAAAGTACGACCAATTCCATTAGTAATTTTAGATGAAGCAGAAGCACCATTAGATCCAGCTAATGTTGAACGATTTGCTAAGTATATTCGTAGTTTTGTTGAAACCACTCAATTTATTGTTGTTACCCATCGAGTTGGGACAATGGAACATTGTGATGTATTATATGGGGCAACAATGCAACAAAAAGGTGTCACAAAAATTGTTGGAATTAAATTACAACAAGCGGCAGAAATGATTAAAGAATTTGAAAATAAACTTGAAAATAAAAAAGCATAA
- a CDS encoding ABC-type phosphate transport system substrate-binding protein, giving the protein MFTLVGSALVLVISIIIWTIASASNVIVAGGSTSVAQVMANITEQYKRDNKEDILYNSLGSAAALVGVKNGSYAFGFLSKDVNSTPKAGDNRANAQQLWAEYHTGRFVFARDYIILVYHLPNGCQINPQQDSLQFKSFFGGEGTELIRKIYTDPTFTWQQAFGSQLVCSSGSNKFYTLTRESGSGTRDFFESAVIKSKKYETNQVASSNGSMYQAISTTPGSIGYISFSYIKRIIINEDLGAKAIASVISKGSAKPELPYKVVNNNYEFNPAYSLTRPFTGIINYEGKQFNRALSFIAWMLDPLPYSKTKPKLRNGEVNPYYDPDFILSPHDAAYWYIEEGEEPLSFDDFFFRKYNNNTTFAKSGKTTEDEKTPWNFKSDYKSIWDIIVEKFPTKYQAYFEYEYNGMEN; this is encoded by the coding sequence ATGTTTACTTTAGTTGGTTCTGCTTTGGTATTAGTAATATCAATTATTATTTGAACAATTGCATCGGCGAGTAATGTAATTGTTGCTGGAGGAAGTACATCAGTTGCCCAAGTAATGGCAAATATTACGGAACAATATAAACGTGATAACAAAGAAGATATTTTATATAATTCATTAGGAAGTGCTGCTGCCCTAGTTGGCGTAAAAAATGGTAGTTATGCTTTTGGTTTTTTATCAAAAGATGTTAATTCAACGCCTAAAGCAGGAGATAACCGTGCGAATGCTCAACAACTATGAGCAGAGTATCATACTGGTCGTTTTGTTTTTGCCCGTGATTATATTATCTTGGTATATCATTTACCAAATGGTTGTCAAATTAATCCACAACAAGATTCCTTACAATTCAAAAGTTTTTTTGGTGGAGAAGGAACTGAATTAATTCGCAAAATTTATACCGATCCAACTTTTACTTGACAACAAGCCTTTGGGTCGCAATTAGTTTGCAGTAGTGGCAGCAATAAATTTTATACTTTAACACGTGAGTCTGGAAGTGGGACAAGAGATTTTTTTGAATCAGCAGTAATTAAAAGCAAAAAATATGAAACAAATCAAGTAGCTTCATCAAATGGTTCAATGTATCAAGCAATTTCAACTACTCCTGGTTCAATTGGTTATATTTCTTTTTCATATATTAAAAGAATTATTATCAATGAAGATTTAGGGGCAAAAGCAATTGCTAGTGTTATTAGCAAAGGAAGTGCTAAACCAGAGTTACCATATAAAGTTGTTAATAATAATTATGAATTTAATCCGGCTTATTCTTTAACAAGACCCTTTACTGGAATTATTAATTATGAAGGAAAGCAATTCAATCGTGCCTTATCATTTATTGCGTGAATGCTAGATCCATTACCATATTCAAAAACAAAACCAAAACTACGAAATGGGGAAGTTAATCCTTATTATGACCCAGATTTTATTTTAAGTCCACATGATGCTGCATATTGATATATTGAAGAAGGTGAAGAACCATTATCATTTGATGATTTTTTCTTCCGAAAGTATAATAATAATACAACATTTGCAAAAAGCGGGAAAACAACTGAAGATGAAAAAACACCTTGAAATTTTAAATCAGATTATAAGAGCATTTGAGATATTATTGTGGAAAAATTTCCCACAAAATATCAAGCATATTTTGAATATGAATATAATGGAATGGAGAATTAA
- a CDS encoding phosphate ABC transporter permease, producing MAKKEVTKEKQPFSQKIALWKIRFANNFRGRKQIIDFTSKIVIYCFAILTILILLTLVGFIIYKSIYFFQHYPGGFWGFLSGNTWNANNSQFGIWRIIIATFFVLLIALLFAIPLTIFSSLYISEYLSPRIKRKVIGIIQLLAGIPSVVFGLFALAILGPLFMLMGAPSTSNLLVTSITLAFMGLPIMISLSINALENVPDSYRFGSLALGLSKTHTTYRIVLRSAWFKIITAIMMGVARIIGETMAVMMIAGNAPDGLKLGNGFINFIFSSIATLASTIGLEMLENSGPMHESALYAIGLVLFIIVCIINIFIISSQAFHNRKRNYHSRKTTKGLRLSKSYNANKINKLFYEHIEKTRGLKKFKDGLGMFLLISSTVIVVSFTLVILATIIWKGLFGMVWSDLISTSTFDGGAGILSTFLVTLLLVICSIIFAIPLSLMVAIYLNEYARQNSIFAKVVRFAIDVLSSTPSIIYGTFGLAFFIGVCHLPLSILSSGLTLTIVILPIMIRSIEDALSGVENSLRHASLALGANKTATTLKVVLPNAMPGIITAIILAIGRVIGESAPVYLTLGTAVRLPIAGFMSPGASMTTQILMLSKEGATAGAMRIMFELAFAIMVLIWLSNSLAHILGKKFAPNYVNIGFKAKWKNRINNLKFFFSKENYLHQKQSFNNFWKKILPKKKQRHEKNKTKKKGEK from the coding sequence ATGGCGAAGAAAGAAGTCACGAAAGAAAAACAACCGTTTTCCCAAAAAATAGCATTATGAAAAATTCGTTTTGCAAATAATTTTCGTGGGCGAAAACAAATTATTGATTTCACCTCAAAAATTGTTATTTATTGTTTTGCAATTTTAACAATTTTAATTTTATTGACTTTAGTTGGATTTATTATTTATAAATCAATTTATTTTTTTCAACATTATCCTGGTGGTTTTTGAGGCTTTTTATCGGGTAATACTTGAAATGCTAATAACAGTCAATTTGGAATTTGACGAATTATTATTGCAACATTTTTTGTCTTATTAATTGCTTTACTATTTGCAATTCCATTAACTATTTTTTCATCATTATATATTTCAGAGTATTTAAGTCCAAGGATTAAACGTAAAGTAATTGGCATTATTCAATTGCTAGCTGGAATTCCTTCTGTTGTTTTTGGATTATTTGCCTTAGCAATTTTAGGACCCCTTTTTATGTTGATGGGAGCTCCCTCAACCTCAAACTTATTAGTAACATCAATTACCTTAGCTTTTATGGGTTTACCAATTATGATTTCATTATCAATCAATGCTTTAGAAAATGTTCCTGATTCATATCGATTTGGTTCGTTAGCATTAGGATTAAGTAAAACCCATACAACTTATCGTATTGTTTTACGTTCAGCTTGATTTAAAATTATTACTGCCATTATGATGGGAGTTGCACGGATCATTGGAGAAACAATGGCGGTGATGATGATTGCTGGAAATGCACCAGATGGCTTAAAACTTGGAAATGGTTTTATTAATTTTATTTTTTCATCAATAGCAACTTTAGCATCAACAATTGGATTAGAAATGCTAGAAAATTCCGGACCAATGCATGAATCAGCATTATATGCAATTGGACTAGTATTATTTATTATTGTTTGTATTATTAATATTTTTATTATTTCATCACAAGCGTTTCATAATCGAAAACGAAACTATCATTCTCGAAAAACAACAAAAGGTTTACGATTAAGTAAATCATATAATGCTAATAAAATTAATAAATTATTTTATGAACATATTGAAAAAACAAGAGGATTAAAAAAGTTTAAAGATGGACTTGGAATGTTCCTTTTAATCTCTTCAACTGTAATTGTCGTATCATTTACATTAGTTATTTTAGCCACAATTATTTGAAAAGGATTATTTGGAATGGTATGAAGTGATTTAATTTCAACATCAACTTTTGATGGTGGAGCAGGAATTCTTTCAACATTTTTAGTTACTCTGTTATTAGTAATTTGTTCAATAATTTTTGCGATACCGCTATCATTAATGGTTGCCATTTATTTAAATGAGTATGCCCGCCAAAATAGTATTTTTGCAAAAGTAGTTCGTTTTGCAATTGATGTTTTATCATCAACACCAAGTATTATTTATGGAACTTTTGGATTAGCTTTCTTTATTGGTGTTTGTCATTTACCATTATCCATTTTAAGTTCTGGTTTAACATTAACAATTGTTATTTTACCAATTATGATTCGTAGTATTGAAGATGCTTTATCAGGTGTTGAAAACTCATTGCGACATGCATCGTTAGCATTGGGAGCTAACAAAACAGCAACAACATTGAAAGTTGTGTTGCCTAATGCAATGCCAGGTATTATTACAGCAATTATTTTAGCAATTGGCCGTGTTATTGGTGAATCAGCCCCAGTTTATTTAACATTAGGAACAGCGGTGCGGTTACCAATTGCTGGTTTTATGTCACCAGGGGCAAGTATGACAACCCAAATTTTAATGCTATCAAAAGAAGGAGCAACAGCAGGAGCAATGCGAATTATGTTTGAATTAGCTTTTGCAATTATGGTTTTGATTTGATTATCAAATAGTTTAGCACATATTTTAGGAAAGAAATTTGCACCAAACTATGTTAATATTGGATTTAAAGCAAAATGAAAAAATCGCATTAATAACTTAAAATTCTTCTTTTCAAAAGAGAATTATCTTCATCAAAAACAAAGTTTTAATAATTTTTGAAAAAAAATTTTACCAAAGAAAAAACAACGCCATGAAAAAAATAAAACAAAGAAGAAGGGAGAAAAATAA
- a CDS encoding phosphate ABC transporter ATP-binding protein: MDPKVIIKNPTFDSSDNNPDLITVKNVDFFYKGNKQALFNISMKIKEHTVTAFIGSSGSGKSTLLRLFNRMNDVEPKSVFKGEILINGKDIYSPETDIVKLRTDIGMVFQKPSPFPMSIYDNVAYGPRNQGVRDRKLVNSIVVESLKRAALWDEVKDNLRDSAFALSGGQQQRLCIARAIAMKPKILLMDEPTSALDPISTSKIEELITQLKKDFTIVLVTHHMQQAARVADYTAFFAKGKLIEYNKTKIIFSRPANKKTEDYITGRFE; this comes from the coding sequence ATGGACCCAAAAGTAATTATTAAGAATCCAACATTTGATTCATCAGATAATAATCCAGATTTAATTACGGTTAAAAATGTTGACTTTTTTTACAAAGGAAACAAACAGGCGCTTTTTAATATTTCAATGAAAATTAAAGAACATACTGTTACTGCTTTTATTGGTTCATCGGGATCGGGAAAATCAACATTGCTGCGCTTATTTAATCGAATGAATGATGTTGAACCAAAGTCAGTTTTTAAAGGCGAAATTTTAATTAATGGAAAGGATATTTATAGTCCTGAAACAGATATTGTTAAATTACGAACAGATATTGGAATGGTATTTCAAAAACCTTCACCATTTCCAATGTCAATTTATGATAATGTTGCTTATGGGCCACGGAATCAAGGGGTTCGTGATCGAAAATTAGTTAATAGTATTGTTGTTGAAAGTTTAAAACGAGCAGCATTATGAGATGAAGTAAAAGATAATTTACGAGATTCTGCTTTTGCATTATCAGGGGGGCAACAACAACGTTTATGTATTGCCCGGGCAATTGCAATGAAACCGAAAATTTTATTAATGGATGAACCAACTAGTGCGTTAGACCCAATTTCGACATCAAAAATTGAAGAATTAATTACCCAACTAAAAAAAGATTTTACAATTGTTTTAGTAACACATCATATGCAACAAGCAGCACGAGTTGCTGATTATACAGCTTTTTTTGCAAAAGGGAAATTAATTGAATATAATAAAACTAAGATTATTTTCTCTCGTCCGGCTAATAAAAAAACAGAAGATTATATTACTGGGCGTTTTGAGTAA
- a CDS encoding phosphate transport system regulator, with protein sequence MSIKIENDLAQTKQMIIDMIAMTKNQYDDMVKCLETNDTELGQSVISADETINKMQEAFIEVSLWKIAKQQMVAKDLRRIVGFILIVKEVERIADYAKSICRYYIKYKPSTKLINFLKKLVAKVIEMLTEVSNIFEEERIESAYNILKYDTELDKIYKVENDALIEKIREAKSKEEIKVITLTMQQLRSIERAGTHIINIAETLIYIIEGKIYDFELPI encoded by the coding sequence ATGAGCATAAAAATTGAAAATGATTTAGCACAAACAAAACAAATGATTATTGATATGATTGCGATGACAAAAAATCAATATGATGATATGGTTAAATGTTTAGAAACAAATGACACTGAGCTTGGTCAAAGTGTTATTTCCGCTGATGAAACAATTAATAAAATGCAAGAAGCTTTCATTGAAGTTTCATTATGAAAAATTGCAAAACAACAAATGGTTGCAAAAGATTTACGCCGAATAGTTGGTTTCATTTTGATTGTCAAGGAAGTTGAACGAATTGCAGATTATGCAAAAAGTATTTGTCGTTATTATATCAAATATAAACCTTCAACAAAGTTAATTAATTTTTTAAAAAAATTAGTTGCAAAAGTCATTGAAATGTTAACAGAGGTATCAAATATTTTTGAAGAAGAGCGAATTGAATCAGCATATAATATTTTAAAATATGATACTGAATTAGATAAGATTTATAAAGTTGAAAATGATGCTTTAATTGAAAAAATTCGTGAAGCAAAATCAAAAGAAGAAATTAAAGTTATTACTTTAACAATGCAACAATTACGTTCAATTGAACGTGCCGGAACACATATCATTAATATTGCTGAAACATTAATTTATATTATTGAAGGAAAAATTTATGATTTTGAATTACCAATTTAA
- a CDS encoding phosphoglucomutase/phosphomannomutase, producing MSYLDNLNLWKNAKNLDPTLATEFQQMSEADLIAAFSDDLEFGTAGLRGLLGPGTGKMNLYTIRRATLAFMQYLKTIYSETDLKTKGIVIGHDNRHFSAEFAQEVANIFASNNIKAILFANNDLRPTPMVSYTIRKIKAAAGVIITASHNSREYNGYKIYDHNGSQFLPVATDIIGENYLKIKEEVFTLTLNPNSTLITYVAKEVEDNYVSDVKAMQFYPNQKRNIKIVFSNLHGTSKEWTPRILEECGYDVTIVEEQFDNDPNFTFAPNPNPELTECYDLALKYAKKVNADVIILNDPDADRLGIGVKIKDNEYYLMTGNETAPVLIEYLFSHYQRQKTLPKNGVMYNTFVTGNLSDKVAEGYGVQVIKTLTGFKWIGDQMSKASAKGLQFLFGFEEAYGYVLKDITRDKDGIQSSLVLAEACWYYHNQGKTLYDVLVEQYNKFGYFYCKTVNLVRDGIDGKKVINNMLKKLRQETITSLNKIKCIKKEDYLNGLYEMPGQDLLKFYFADGSWFAVRASGTEPKIKFYFVCVDKTNEEAKRKMEAMYQELETNYLKE from the coding sequence ATGTCATATTTAGATAATTTAAATTTATGAAAAAATGCTAAAAATTTAGATCCAACGTTAGCCACTGAATTTCAACAAATGTCTGAAGCAGATTTAATTGCTGCTTTTTCAGATGATTTAGAATTTGGAACCGCTGGATTACGAGGTTTATTAGGACCAGGAACCGGAAAAATGAATTTATATACAATTCGGAGAGCAACATTGGCTTTTATGCAGTATTTAAAAACAATTTATTCTGAGACAGATTTAAAAACAAAAGGAATCGTAATTGGACATGATAACCGTCATTTTTCAGCTGAGTTTGCGCAAGAAGTAGCAAATATTTTTGCTAGTAATAATATTAAAGCAATTTTATTTGCGAATAATGACCTTCGGCCAACACCAATGGTTTCATATACCATTCGTAAAATAAAAGCGGCAGCGGGTGTTATTATTACGGCAAGTCATAATTCACGTGAATATAATGGTTATAAAATTTATGATCATAATGGTTCACAATTTTTGCCAGTTGCGACCGATATTATTGGTGAAAATTACTTAAAAATTAAAGAAGAAGTTTTTACTTTAACTTTAAACCCAAATTCAACTTTAATTACATATGTTGCAAAAGAGGTTGAGGATAATTATGTTAGTGATGTTAAAGCAATGCAGTTTTATCCAAATCAAAAACGTAATATTAAGATTGTTTTTTCTAATTTGCACGGAACAAGTAAAGAATGAACACCACGAATTTTAGAAGAATGTGGTTATGATGTCACGATTGTAGAAGAGCAATTTGACAATGACCCTAATTTTACTTTTGCACCTAATCCAAATCCAGAATTAACAGAATGTTATGATTTAGCATTAAAATATGCGAAAAAAGTTAATGCTGACGTTATCATTTTAAATGACCCTGATGCTGATCGGTTAGGAATTGGTGTTAAAATCAAGGACAATGAGTATTATTTAATGACTGGTAATGAAACAGCTCCGGTATTAATTGAATATTTGTTTTCTCATTATCAACGTCAAAAAACATTACCTAAGAATGGGGTTATGTATAATACCTTTGTTACTGGTAATTTATCAGATAAAGTTGCTGAAGGTTATGGTGTTCAAGTTATTAAAACATTAACTGGTTTTAAATGAATTGGTGATCAAATGAGCAAAGCATCAGCTAAAGGATTACAATTTTTATTTGGATTTGAAGAAGCATATGGTTATGTTTTAAAAGACATTACTCGTGATAAAGATGGAATTCAATCGTCATTAGTCTTAGCAGAAGCTTGCTGATATTATCATAATCAAGGAAAAACATTATATGATGTTTTAGTTGAACAATATAATAAATTTGGTTATTTTTATTGTAAAACAGTTAATTTAGTTCGTGATGGAATTGATGGTAAAAAAGTTATTAATAATATGTTAAAAAAATTGCGACAAGAAACAATTACTAGTTTGAATAAAATTAAATGTATTAAGAAAGAAGATTATTTGAATGGCTTGTATGAAATGCCAGGACAAGACTTATTAAAGTTTTATTTTGCAGATGGTAGTTGATTTGCAGTTCGGGCAAGTGGAACAGAACCAAAAATAAAATTCTATTTTGTTTGTGTTGATAAAACAAATGAAGAAGCAAAAAGAAAAATGGAAGCAATGTACCAAGAATTAGAAACTAATTATTTAAAAGAATAA